Below is a window of Pleurodeles waltl isolate 20211129_DDA chromosome 4_1, aPleWal1.hap1.20221129, whole genome shotgun sequence DNA.
CCCTCTGTGGCCCATGCTCTGTgtgtctttctcttccctttttgtAAATCCAACAAAGTAAACCATTTCTATTGTGATATCCCACCTCTCCTCAAACTTTCATGCAACACATCTTACATCAGCAAGGCCATTGTGTTTGGCTTGGCTATATCCTTGGGACTGGCCTCATTGTCAGTTATACTTACCTCATATGTGTACATAATCTCTGCTGTTATGAAGATCAGCTCCACAGAAGGAAGAGACAAAGCATTTTCCACATGCACATCCCACCTCACTGTGGTCCTCCTCTTTTATTGTACAGTGTTCTTCATGTACATGAGACCCGGTTCTGGCTCTTCCGAGGACTTGGACAAACTCTTCTCAGTATTTTACACTGTTGTATCCCCTATGCTAAACCCAATGATTTACAGCTTGAGGAATACTGATGTGAAAGTGGCACTAAGAAAAGTCATAACTAGCTGCATACATAGATTCTGACAGACTCTAGTTTCAGATTCCACATTCTATTCAATTTATGAATGTTCATCCTTCTCCATATTGCATTTCTAAACCTTCAGC
It encodes the following:
- the LOC138287034 gene encoding olfactory receptor 5B21-like → MGEENKTEVKEFILVGLTENQQLWVPLFILFTFVYVITILGNSAIVTLIIKSPLLHTPMYFLLSNLSFVDLCYSSVITPKMLENFLSIRKSISFNACVAQLYLFAVFATSECFLVTAMAYDRFVAICHPLLYTTMMSNDVVLALVAGAYTGGLLPSVAHALCVFLFPFCKSNKVNHFYCDIPPLLKLSCNTSYISKAIVFGLAISLGLASLSVILTSYVYIISAVMKISSTEGRDKAFSTCTSHLTVVLLFYCTVFFMYMRPGSGSSEDLDKLFSVFYTVVSPMLNPMIYSLRNTDVKVALRKVITSCIHRF